The following coding sequences lie in one Bacteroides helcogenes P 36-108 genomic window:
- a CDS encoding helix-turn-helix domain-containing protein translates to MKQKLLLSFVVALLLLSGVSPLRAFDLKHSRDSLEALLQKVPEDNGRRRLELLNHLCDIDLSLGDTTYIYPCWQAAVRMHDVNSMDDLLIPLAMRAMRRGQADSVKVWQERCRQCFDGPLSDCNLEYLQMMQDLQDWENHDKLSQRIIKEQIRLDAGQKPYQAMRILYTLGILSSFEKSGNAKTMLKPCVEYMDEALAISRRQPFREAAHFTRQILLGLSSESLEYARQYLLFVKRFLEEPDMRERPFYSRRALIMAYERLIQKGKDLSRQELDGYYGEVCSLMEKYPNDTPVPFDFYRARVQYYYHDAIGAQEEALAWCDSLIAIAPRCHVAPYVYYGNKMRLLAALHRWEDAYHFSNFYMQAKDSVQNANSEKKLSELQTQYDVDTLRRKEEARRNQLILASICGVFLLMALAVYIVYSRRLSAKNSVLLEQLKQYALQLKAEQEKQSARPDKKPEISDSSPDTSDSPEASENNGAVSASSLKLFARIDNLMRQEKLYLRSDLSRADLLERFGMNKNNLATVVMAGSGMNLSDYINEFRLRDALFIMEEFPDVALTQIADQTGFGTYSSFYRVFNKRFGVTPKEYKKYIS, encoded by the coding sequence ATGAAGCAGAAACTACTTTTGTCATTTGTCGTGGCTTTACTTTTACTCTCCGGTGTTTCGCCATTGCGGGCATTTGATTTGAAACACTCGCGCGACAGTTTGGAGGCTCTGTTGCAGAAAGTCCCGGAAGATAATGGCCGCCGCCGTCTCGAACTCTTGAACCACCTCTGCGATATTGATTTGTCATTGGGAGACACCACTTATATTTATCCTTGCTGGCAGGCGGCTGTCCGCATGCACGATGTCAACAGTATGGACGACCTGCTGATTCCCCTCGCGATGAGGGCGATGCGAAGAGGACAGGCGGACTCCGTCAAGGTGTGGCAGGAACGGTGCAGGCAATGCTTCGACGGGCCGTTGAGCGATTGCAACTTGGAGTATCTGCAAATGATGCAGGACTTGCAAGACTGGGAGAACCATGACAAACTGTCCCAACGCATAATCAAAGAGCAGATCAGGCTGGATGCCGGACAAAAGCCCTATCAAGCCATGCGCATCCTTTATACTCTTGGCATTCTCTCCAGTTTCGAGAAGTCGGGCAATGCCAAGACTATGCTGAAACCTTGTGTGGAATATATGGACGAGGCACTTGCCATAAGCCGTAGGCAGCCATTCCGTGAAGCGGCGCACTTTACCCGGCAAATCCTGTTGGGGCTGAGCAGCGAGAGCTTGGAATATGCCCGGCAATATCTGTTATTTGTGAAGCGATTCCTCGAAGAGCCCGATATGCGTGAACGTCCGTTCTACTCTCGCCGTGCGCTTATCATGGCATACGAGCGACTCATTCAGAAAGGAAAGGATTTGTCGCGCCAGGAGCTGGACGGATATTACGGAGAAGTATGCAGCCTGATGGAGAAATATCCCAATGATACACCCGTGCCGTTCGATTTCTATCGTGCGCGTGTGCAGTATTATTACCATGATGCCATTGGCGCGCAGGAAGAGGCATTGGCGTGGTGTGATTCTCTGATTGCGATTGCTCCTCGTTGCCATGTCGCCCCTTACGTTTATTATGGGAATAAGATGCGTCTGCTGGCCGCTCTTCACCGATGGGAGGATGCTTATCATTTTTCCAATTTCTATATGCAGGCCAAGGATTCCGTGCAGAATGCCAATAGCGAGAAGAAACTTTCCGAACTGCAGACGCAGTATGATGTGGATACCCTTCGCCGCAAGGAAGAGGCACGCCGCAACCAGTTGATTCTTGCTTCCATTTGCGGAGTGTTTTTGTTGATGGCTCTTGCCGTGTATATTGTTTATTCCCGCCGCCTTTCTGCCAAGAACAGTGTTTTGCTGGAACAGCTCAAGCAATACGCCCTGCAACTGAAAGCGGAACAGGAAAAGCAGTCCGCCCGGCCGGATAAAAAACCGGAAATCTCTGACAGTAGTCCGGATACTTCGGACAGCCCGGAAGCTTCGGAAAATAATGGTGCTGTGTCGGCTTCTTCCTTGAAACTCTTTGCGCGTATCGACAACTTGATGCGTCAGGAAAAGCTATATCTCAGGTCAGACCTCAGCCGTGCCGACTTGCTGGAACGTTTCGGCATGAATAAGAATAATTTGGCAACGGTTGTTATGGCCGGTTCCGGTATGAATCTGTCGGACTATATCAATGAATTCCGTTTGCGTGACGCTTTGTTTATAATGGAAGAATTTCCAGATGTGGCATTGACGCAGATAGCCGATCAGACAGGGTTCGGCACTTATTCTTCATTTTACCGTGTATTCAATAAGCGGTTTGGAGTGACTCCCAAAGAATACAAGAAATATATCAGTTAA
- a CDS encoding nitroreductase family protein gives MNIETIRQRHSVRSYTDKPIDAQTKTALLEEIAACNKEGGLSIQLVTEEPQAFSCRLAKYGKFSGVRNYLLLIGGKHKDEACGYYGERIVLKAQTLGLNSCWVGLTYSKVKGTYSLQDGEKIYLAIALGYGSNQGIARKSKSVEAVSRCKGDMPEWFRKGVEAALMAPTAMNQQAFRLILEDSGKVHAKAGLAVMSKIDLGIVKCHFEIGSGRDSSVWK, from the coding sequence ATGAATATCGAAACAATCCGCCAGCGCCATTCTGTCCGTTCATACACGGACAAGCCGATAGATGCCCAAACCAAAACGGCTCTTTTAGAAGAAATTGCCGCATGCAACAAAGAAGGAGGATTATCCATCCAACTGGTTACGGAAGAACCGCAAGCTTTCAGTTGCCGCCTGGCAAAATACGGCAAGTTTTCCGGCGTACGGAACTACCTGCTACTTATCGGTGGAAAACACAAGGACGAAGCTTGCGGATATTATGGCGAACGCATAGTTCTCAAAGCCCAGACTTTGGGCTTGAACAGTTGTTGGGTAGGACTGACTTACAGCAAAGTGAAAGGCACATACTCCCTGCAAGACGGTGAAAAGATTTATCTGGCCATTGCATTGGGATATGGCTCCAACCAGGGGATTGCCCGAAAAAGTAAGTCCGTAGAAGCCGTCAGCCGCTGCAAGGGAGATATGCCCGAATGGTTCAGGAAAGGAGTTGAAGCAGCGCTTATGGCTCCTACGGCCATGAACCAACAAGCCTTCAGGCTTATATTGGAAGATAGCGGCAAAGTGCATGCAAAGGCCGGGCTTGCCGTGATGTCCAAGATAGATTTGGGTATTGTGAAATGCCATTTCGAAATCGGTTCGGGCAGAGACAGTTCTGTATGGAAATAA
- a CDS encoding DNA-binding protein codes for MTVLFRKHYRLSNLSDKTSVKRVYPTITYKYSNPAKLKEVSKDISTISGVTEGICYSVLKDFRSYLKKTLLAGRIVNIDGLGYFFLAAQSKGTDTAEKFTSNDITALRICFRANSDIRIVTSGATRSDGLVLKDVDRINSTEDISDEGGNAGGSSGADENENPLG; via the coding sequence ATGACAGTATTATTTCGCAAACACTATCGTTTAAGCAATTTATCAGACAAGACTTCTGTAAAAAGGGTATATCCTACTATCACTTATAAGTACAGCAATCCGGCTAAACTAAAGGAAGTATCGAAAGATATAAGTACTATATCTGGTGTGACTGAAGGAATTTGTTACAGTGTGTTGAAAGATTTTCGTTCCTATCTGAAGAAGACATTGCTGGCTGGGCGCATTGTCAATATTGACGGATTGGGGTATTTCTTTTTAGCAGCCCAGAGTAAGGGTACAGATACAGCGGAAAAGTTTACCAGCAATGACATTACGGCGTTGCGCATTTGCTTCCGTGCAAATAGTGATATTCGCATTGTTACATCAGGTGCTACACGTTCGGACGGACTTGTTCTGAAAGATGTGGATCGCATTAACAGTACCGAAGACATTTCTGATGAAGGAGGAAATGCAGGTGGCAGTTCTGGTGCTGACGAAAATGAGAATCCTTTGGGTTAA
- a CDS encoding winged helix-turn-helix transcriptional regulator, producing the protein MERIITQEKVFPDCPIRNVLARISDKWSLLVLYTLQQSAVMRFNALQRQIPDISQKMLTTTLRTLEEDGFVCRKVYAEVPPRVEYNLTPRGLSLLPCIDHLLGWAEENMAAILKDREKKTRH; encoded by the coding sequence ATGGAGAGAATAATTACCCAAGAAAAGGTTTTTCCCGATTGCCCTATCCGCAATGTGCTGGCACGCATCAGTGACAAATGGTCTCTTCTGGTGCTCTATACCTTGCAGCAGTCTGCCGTGATGCGCTTCAATGCCCTTCAACGCCAGATACCGGACATTTCGCAGAAGATGCTGACCACCACTCTGCGCACATTGGAAGAAGATGGATTTGTCTGCCGGAAAGTATATGCCGAAGTACCTCCACGGGTGGAGTACAACCTTACGCCACGCGGTTTGTCGCTGCTGCCCTGCATAGACCATCTGTTGGGCTGGGCAGAGGAGAACATGGCGGCTATCCTGAAAGACAGAGAGAAAAAGACCCGGCATTGA
- a CDS encoding DMT family transporter → MLIFVTQNKNGMKNHIWHIIAVLTVGIWGLTFISTKVLIESGLSPQEIFLIRFLVAYVGIWFISPHKFFADNWKDEFWLLAGGITGGSFYFLTENTAIGITLVSNVSFIVCTAPLLTTILALMIYKKEKATRWLVAGSLIALLGVALVVYNGNFVLRISPLGDLLSLSAALMWAFYSLIIKKITDRYSTVFITRKVFFYGVLTILPFFVIHPWQFDVERLLRPAILFNLLFLGVLASLICFVVWNMVLKRLGTIKASNYIYLNPVFTLAGSVLLLGEHLTPVALSGAVLILGGVYLAGKK, encoded by the coding sequence ATGCTTATCTTTGTCACCCAAAATAAGAATGGAATGAAGAATCATATTTGGCACATCATCGCTGTCCTCACAGTAGGCATTTGGGGACTGACGTTCATTTCTACAAAAGTGCTGATAGAAAGTGGACTTTCGCCGCAAGAAATCTTTCTGATCCGTTTCCTTGTGGCATATGTAGGGATTTGGTTCATTTCTCCGCACAAGTTCTTTGCCGATAATTGGAAAGATGAGTTCTGGTTGTTGGCAGGTGGCATTACGGGAGGTTCATTCTATTTCCTTACAGAAAATACGGCAATAGGGATTACGTTGGTAAGCAACGTGTCGTTCATTGTTTGTACGGCTCCGCTACTCACTACGATTCTTGCCTTGATGATTTACAAAAAGGAGAAAGCCACACGTTGGTTGGTGGCAGGTTCGCTGATAGCTTTGCTGGGTGTGGCTTTGGTGGTATATAATGGAAATTTTGTATTAAGAATTTCTCCGCTTGGTGATTTGCTGTCTTTGTCCGCTGCTTTGATGTGGGCTTTTTACAGTCTGATAATCAAGAAAATTACCGATCGTTATTCTACGGTGTTTATCACCCGTAAAGTGTTTTTTTATGGGGTATTGACGATCCTTCCGTTCTTTGTCATTCATCCGTGGCAGTTCGATGTAGAGAGGTTGCTTCGGCCTGCTATACTGTTTAATCTTCTTTTTCTGGGCGTGTTGGCTTCACTTATATGCTTTGTAGTGTGGAATATGGTATTGAAGCGTCTGGGCACGATAAAGGCTTCCAATTACATCTATCTTAATCCGGTTTTCACATTGGCAGGTTCTGTCCTGTTACTTGGCGAACATCTCACGCCTGTGGCATTGTCAGGAGCCGTACTTATATTGGGAGGAGTATATTTGGCGGGGAAAAAGTAA
- the leuS gene encoding leucine--tRNA ligase — MEYNFREIEKKWQKRWVENKTYQVTEDETKQKYYVLNMFPYPSGAGLHVGHPLGYIASDIYARYKRLQGFNVLNPMGYDAYGLPAEQYAIQTGQHPEVTTKANINRYREQLDKIGFSFDWNREIRTCDPEYYHWTQWAFQKMFNSFYCNTCASAKPISLLTEHFAQKGTEGLDVACSEELCFTAEEWKAMGEKQQQEILMNYRIAYLGETMVNWCPQLGTVLANDEVVDGVSERGGFPVIQKKMRQWCLRVSAYAQRLLDGLDTIDWTESLKETQKNWIGRSEGAEVQFKVKDSDREFTIFTTRADTMFGVTFMVLAPESELVLQLTTDTQKADVDAYLERTKKRTERERIADRSVTGVFSGSYAINPFTGEAVPIWISDYVLAGYGTGAIMAVPAHDSRDYAFAKHFGLEIRPLVEGCDVSEESFDAKEGIVCNSPRKGVKPYCDLSLNGLTIKEAIAATKVYVKEHNLGRVKVNFRLRDAIFSRQRYWGEPFPVYYKDNMPYMIDESSLPLELPEVAKFLPTETGEPPLGHALKWAWDTANRCVVDNRKIDNITIFPLELNTMPGFAGSSAYYLRYMDPNNHTALVDKKVDEYWRNVDLYVGGTEHATGHLIYSRFWNKFLHDLGVSTVEEPFRKLVNQGMIQGRSNFVYRIKDTNTFVSLNLKDQYDTTPLHVDVNIVSNDILDTEAFKAWRPEYKTAEFVLEDGKYVCGWAVEKMSKSMFNVVNPDMIVEKYGADTLRMYEMFLGPVEQSKPWDTNGIDGVHRFIKKFWNLFYDRNDNCLVTDEPATKEELKSLHKLIKKVTGDIETFSYNTSISAFMICVNELSGLKCSKKEILNQFIIVLAPFAPHVCEELWEMLGNQGSVCDSHWPACNEEYLVESSVNYTISFNGKARFNMEFPADAASDTIQTTVLADERSAKWMEGKAVAKVIVVPKKIVNIVVK, encoded by the coding sequence ATGGAATACAATTTCAGGGAGATTGAAAAGAAATGGCAGAAGCGGTGGGTGGAGAACAAAACTTACCAAGTGACGGAAGACGAAACGAAACAGAAATACTATGTGCTGAACATGTTCCCCTACCCCAGTGGTGCGGGCTTGCACGTAGGTCACCCGTTGGGTTACATCGCTTCGGACATTTACGCCCGATACAAGCGCCTGCAAGGTTTCAATGTACTGAATCCTATGGGATACGATGCTTACGGACTTCCGGCAGAGCAATACGCCATCCAGACGGGACAGCATCCTGAAGTTACCACCAAAGCCAATATCAACCGCTACCGCGAACAATTGGACAAGATAGGTTTCTCTTTCGATTGGAACCGTGAAATACGAACCTGTGACCCGGAATATTATCACTGGACACAATGGGCTTTCCAGAAAATGTTCAACAGCTTTTATTGCAATACATGTGCATCGGCAAAACCCATCAGCCTTCTGACGGAACACTTTGCACAAAAAGGGACAGAAGGACTGGACGTGGCTTGCAGTGAAGAACTCTGTTTCACTGCCGAAGAATGGAAGGCCATGGGCGAAAAGCAACAACAGGAAATTCTAATGAACTACCGCATAGCCTATTTGGGTGAGACAATGGTAAACTGGTGTCCGCAATTAGGAACCGTACTTGCCAATGACGAAGTGGTGGACGGAGTAAGTGAACGCGGCGGTTTCCCCGTGATCCAGAAAAAGATGAGGCAGTGGTGTCTGCGTGTATCTGCCTATGCACAACGTTTGCTTGACGGGCTTGATACCATAGACTGGACCGAATCTCTGAAAGAGACTCAAAAAAACTGGATAGGCCGCAGCGAAGGTGCTGAAGTGCAGTTCAAAGTAAAGGACAGTGACCGGGAATTTACCATCTTCACCACCCGAGCAGATACCATGTTTGGCGTAACGTTCATGGTGTTGGCTCCCGAAAGCGAATTAGTACTTCAGTTGACAACTGACACACAAAAAGCAGATGTGGATGCTTATCTGGAACGCACTAAGAAACGTACGGAACGTGAACGCATTGCCGACCGAAGTGTTACCGGAGTATTTTCAGGAAGCTATGCCATCAACCCTTTCACCGGAGAAGCAGTGCCCATCTGGATCAGTGACTACGTATTGGCCGGATATGGAACAGGAGCCATCATGGCCGTACCTGCACACGACAGCCGTGACTACGCCTTTGCCAAACACTTCGGCTTGGAAATACGTCCTTTGGTAGAAGGATGTGATGTAAGCGAAGAAAGTTTTGATGCCAAAGAAGGCATCGTATGCAATTCTCCACGCAAAGGCGTTAAACCCTATTGTGACCTTTCACTGAACGGACTGACTATCAAGGAAGCCATAGCTGCCACCAAGGTATATGTGAAAGAACACAACTTGGGTCGCGTAAAAGTGAACTTCCGCCTGCGTGACGCTATATTCTCCCGCCAACGTTACTGGGGTGAACCATTTCCGGTTTACTACAAAGACAACATGCCTTACATGATAGATGAGAGCAGCCTGCCTTTGGAATTACCCGAAGTAGCTAAATTTCTGCCTACCGAAACAGGTGAACCTCCATTGGGACATGCCTTGAAATGGGCTTGGGACACAGCGAACAGATGTGTTGTTGATAACAGAAAGATAGACAATATTACCATCTTCCCGTTGGAACTCAATACAATGCCTGGCTTTGCAGGATCGAGTGCTTACTATCTGCGCTATATGGACCCGAACAACCACACTGCTTTGGTGGACAAAAAGGTTGATGAATATTGGCGGAATGTAGATCTCTATGTCGGCGGAACCGAACATGCCACCGGACACCTGATCTATTCACGTTTCTGGAACAAATTCCTGCACGACCTCGGTGTTTCCACGGTAGAAGAACCATTCAGAAAATTAGTGAACCAAGGTATGATTCAGGGACGAAGCAACTTTGTTTACCGAATCAAGGACACCAACACCTTCGTTTCACTTAACCTGAAAGACCAATATGACACTACCCCACTCCATGTGGACGTAAACATTGTATCAAACGATATTCTGGACACTGAAGCCTTCAAGGCTTGGCGTCCGGAATACAAAACAGCGGAATTCGTCCTTGAAGACGGCAAGTACGTATGCGGCTGGGCTGTGGAAAAGATGAGCAAATCCATGTTCAACGTTGTAAATCCTGACATGATCGTCGAGAAATATGGTGCGGACACACTCCGTATGTACGAAATGTTTCTCGGTCCGGTGGAGCAGTCAAAGCCCTGGGATACAAACGGCATAGACGGTGTACACCGTTTCATCAAAAAGTTCTGGAACCTGTTCTACGACCGCAATGATAACTGTCTCGTAACAGATGAACCGGCTACCAAAGAAGAACTGAAATCACTGCACAAACTTATCAAGAAGGTGACGGGGGACATTGAAACATTCTCTTACAACACCAGCATCAGTGCTTTCATGATTTGTGTAAACGAACTGTCAGGACTGAAATGCAGCAAGAAAGAGATACTGAACCAATTCATCATAGTGCTGGCTCCTTTTGCTCCCCACGTATGCGAAGAATTGTGGGAAATGCTTGGAAACCAAGGCAGTGTATGTGACTCACACTGGCCTGCCTGCAACGAAGAATATTTGGTGGAAAGCAGCGTCAACTACACTATTTCCTTCAACGGAAAAGCACGCTTTAATATGGAATTTCCGGCAGACGCGGCATCAGACACAATACAAACCACTGTATTGGCCGACGAACGCTCTGCCAAATGGATGGAAGGTAAAGCGGTGGCTAAAGTCATCGTTGTACCGAAGAAAATTGTAAACATTGTTGTAAAATAA
- a CDS encoding YitT family protein, producing MQITKPTKSEVMRELKDYIFITLGLISYSLGWATFLLPYQITTGGTTGIGAIIYYATGFPIQYSYFIINAVLMTFAIKILGPKFSIKTTYAIFMLTFLLWFFQLIVNGPNGTPPQILGPGQDFMACLIGAVMCGLGLGVVFNCNGSTGGTDIIAAIINKYHDVTLGRMVMACDVIIISSCYFIFHDWRRVIFGFVTLFVIGFVLDYIVNSARQSVQFFIFSKEYEKIADRITKETHRGVTVLDGIGWYSKRNVKVLVVLAYKRQSIEIFRMVKDIDPNAFISQSSVIGVYGEGFDRLKVK from the coding sequence ATGCAAATTACAAAACCAACCAAATCGGAAGTAATGAGAGAATTGAAAGATTATATCTTCATCACTCTCGGACTTATCAGTTACTCTCTTGGATGGGCAACTTTTCTCCTTCCCTACCAGATTACAACAGGAGGAACTACGGGTATCGGCGCCATAATCTACTATGCCACCGGCTTCCCTATCCAGTATTCCTATTTTATAATCAATGCTGTATTGATGACCTTCGCCATCAAAATTCTGGGACCGAAGTTCAGCATCAAGACTACCTATGCCATCTTCATGCTGACTTTTCTGCTATGGTTCTTCCAGTTGATAGTAAACGGCCCCAACGGAACACCACCACAGATTTTAGGTCCGGGACAAGACTTCATGGCCTGTCTGATAGGCGCAGTAATGTGTGGTCTTGGCTTGGGAGTGGTATTCAACTGCAACGGCAGCACAGGAGGCACTGATATTATAGCTGCCATCATCAATAAATACCATGATGTCACATTGGGACGCATGGTGATGGCCTGTGACGTGATTATCATCAGTTCTTGCTACTTCATATTCCATGACTGGCGAAGAGTTATATTCGGTTTCGTGACTCTTTTTGTAATCGGTTTTGTATTAGATTATATAGTCAACAGTGCACGTCAATCCGTACAGTTCTTTATCTTCTCCAAAGAATATGAGAAGATTGCCGACCGGATAACCAAGGAAACTCACCGCGGAGTGACCGTACTTGACGGAATAGGCTGGTACAGCAAACGTAACGTAAAAGTACTGGTAGTGCTGGCTTACAAGCGTCAATCTATCGAAATATTCAGAATGGTGAAAGATATAGATCCAAATGCCTTTATCTCCCAAAGTTCCGTCATCGGCGTGTATGGAGAAGGATTCGACAGATTAAAAGTAAAATGA
- a CDS encoding non-canonical purine NTP diphosphatase, with protein sequence MKKKIVFATNNTHKLEEVSAILGDKIELLSMKDINCKADIPETADTLEGNALIKARFIFENYHSDCFADDTGLEVEALEGAPGVYSARYAGDTHNSEANMKKLLHDMEGIENRKAQFRTVFALIVDGKEHLFEGTVKGEIVKNRKGTSGFGYDPIFVPEGYTQTFAEMGNELKNKISHRAVATNKLCKFLMK encoded by the coding sequence ATGAAAAAGAAAATTGTATTTGCTACTAACAACACTCATAAACTGGAAGAGGTTTCGGCAATACTTGGAGATAAAATAGAACTCCTCAGCATGAAAGATATAAATTGTAAGGCCGATATCCCCGAAACAGCCGATACTCTCGAAGGAAATGCTTTAATAAAAGCCCGGTTTATCTTTGAAAATTATCATTCCGACTGCTTTGCAGACGATACCGGATTGGAAGTCGAAGCATTGGAAGGTGCTCCCGGAGTATATTCGGCACGCTATGCAGGTGACACACACAATTCGGAAGCAAACATGAAGAAACTGTTGCACGATATGGAAGGGATAGAAAACCGAAAAGCACAATTCCGTACTGTTTTTGCCCTGATTGTTGACGGAAAGGAACATTTGTTTGAAGGAACCGTTAAAGGTGAAATAGTTAAAAACAGAAAAGGCACTTCCGGCTTCGGCTATGATCCCATATTTGTCCCTGAAGGTTACACACAGACTTTTGCGGAGATGGGAAATGAACTGAAGAATAAAATAAGCCATCGGGCAGTGGCAACTAACAAGTTGTGCAAATTTCTGATGAAATAG
- the nadA gene encoding quinolinate synthase NadA, with the protein MNNLIEAIRQLKKEKNAVILGHYYQKGEIQDIADFVGDSLALAQWAAKTEAEIIVMCGVHFMGETAKILCPDKKVLVPDMEAGCSLADSCPADKFGQFVKEHPGYTVISYVNTTAAVKAVTDVVVTSTNARQIVESFPKDEKIIFGPDRNLGNYINSVTGRQMLLWDGACHVHEQFSVEKIVEIKRQYPDAIVLAHPECKSAVLKLADVVGSTAALLKYAVTHPEKSYIVATESGILHEMQKKCPQTTFIPAPPNDSTCACNECSFMRLNTLEKLYNCLKNEFPEIVVSTEVSEKAVRPIKKMLEISAKLGL; encoded by the coding sequence ATGAATAATCTTATAGAAGCTATCAGACAACTGAAAAAGGAGAAGAATGCAGTAATATTGGGACACTACTATCAGAAAGGCGAGATACAGGACATAGCCGATTTCGTAGGAGACAGTCTGGCACTGGCACAGTGGGCAGCTAAGACAGAGGCTGAGATTATTGTAATGTGCGGCGTTCACTTCATGGGCGAAACGGCAAAAATACTTTGTCCGGACAAGAAAGTGCTTGTTCCCGATATGGAGGCAGGTTGTTCGTTGGCGGACAGTTGTCCGGCTGATAAGTTCGGTCAGTTTGTCAAAGAGCATCCCGGATATACGGTGATATCATACGTCAACACGACAGCGGCCGTCAAGGCGGTGACCGATGTTGTAGTAACTTCCACCAATGCCCGGCAGATTGTGGAAAGCTTCCCCAAAGATGAGAAAATAATATTCGGACCGGACAGGAATTTGGGTAATTATATCAACTCCGTCACCGGAAGGCAGATGTTATTATGGGACGGTGCGTGCCATGTACACGAACAATTCTCGGTTGAAAAGATTGTTGAAATAAAACGTCAATATCCTGATGCCATTGTATTGGCACATCCCGAATGCAAAAGTGCGGTTTTGAAGTTGGCCGATGTAGTAGGATCTACAGCGGCATTGTTGAAGTATGCAGTTACTCATCCTGAAAAGAGTTATATCGTAGCCACTGAATCGGGCATCTTGCACGAAATGCAGAAAAAGTGCCCGCAGACAACATTTATTCCGGCTCCTCCCAACGATAGCACTTGTGCCTGCAACGAATGCAGTTTCATGCGCCTCAATACGCTTGAGAAGCTTTATAACTGCCTGAAGAATGAATTCCCTGAAATTGTTGTAAGTACTGAAGTGTCCGAAAAGGCAGTGCGGCCGATTAAGAAGATGCTGGAAATATCTGCAAAGTTGGGATTATGA
- a CDS encoding RNA methyltransferase yields the protein MRKLKITELNRISVEEFKEAEKLPLVVVLDNIRSLHNIGSVFRTSDAFRIECIYLCGITATPPHPEMHKTALGAEFTVDWKYVENSVEAVDNLKKEGYVVYSVEQAEGSIMLDELALDKEKKYAVVMGNEVKGVRQEVIDHSHGCIEIPQYGTKHSLNVSVTAGIVIWDLFKKLRD from the coding sequence ATGCGTAAACTGAAGATAACGGAGCTAAATCGTATCAGTGTAGAAGAATTTAAAGAAGCTGAAAAGTTGCCTTTGGTGGTTGTATTGGATAATATCCGCAGCCTTCATAACATAGGTTCCGTGTTTCGCACTTCGGACGCTTTTCGCATAGAATGTATTTATTTGTGCGGTATTACGGCTACTCCACCTCATCCTGAGATGCATAAGACGGCGCTTGGAGCTGAATTTACCGTAGATTGGAAGTATGTTGAAAACTCTGTTGAAGCTGTTGATAACCTCAAAAAAGAGGGTTATGTGGTCTATTCTGTAGAGCAGGCCGAGGGAAGTATTATGCTGGATGAATTGGCGTTGGACAAGGAGAAAAAGTATGCTGTGGTGATGGGAAATGAAGTAAAAGGTGTGCGGCAGGAAGTCATTGATCATTCCCATGGATGTATTGAGATACCTCAATACGGCACTAAGCATTCTTTGAATGTATCTGTTACGGCGGGTATTGTAATCTGGGATTTGTTTAAGAAGCTAAGGGACTGA